One segment of Synechococcus sp. A15-24 DNA contains the following:
- a CDS encoding TIGR03279 family radical SAM protein — MWNEPSAGVAVTALNPDAVARQPLPAVVDSVEPGSIGEDLGFEPGDQLLSINGIRPRDLIDYRYLCVEEDLHLEVRDAAGVLHQVDLEKDADDGLGLAFTEALFDGLRQCNNHCPFCFIDQQPPGHRDSLYLKDDDFRLSFLYGSYLTLTNLTDADWQRIDEQRLSPLYVSVHATEPELRERLLVNPRAGLLMQQLAWFAERDLQIHAQVVVCPGINDGAALDRSLQDLARFAEGEWPAVLSAAVVPVGLTRFRPPDGGLRPVDPACARTVIAQVEAWQKQFQARLGSRFAWLSDEWYLMAGQALPPRTDYEDLPQQENGVGTIRAFLEALDQATQDLPQRIQQPRRCSWVVGRIVASALRPVCDRLNRVEGVDLQLQGLPSPYWGQDQVVTGLLTGEDLLSGLAGLDLGDELLLPSVMLRQGQPVFLDDMSLEELRAQLPVPVRIVHGAADIVASVLGGLGKSP, encoded by the coding sequence TTGTGGAATGAGCCCTCGGCCGGGGTAGCGGTCACGGCCCTCAATCCAGATGCGGTGGCCCGCCAGCCCCTGCCGGCCGTGGTCGACAGCGTGGAGCCGGGCTCCATCGGCGAGGACCTGGGGTTTGAACCTGGCGATCAGCTGCTCAGCATTAATGGCATCCGGCCGCGGGACCTGATTGATTACCGCTACCTCTGCGTCGAGGAAGACCTGCACCTTGAGGTGCGCGATGCCGCCGGTGTTCTCCATCAGGTGGATCTGGAGAAGGACGCCGACGACGGCCTGGGTCTGGCCTTCACCGAAGCGCTCTTTGATGGGCTGCGGCAGTGCAACAACCACTGCCCGTTCTGCTTCATCGATCAGCAGCCCCCAGGCCACCGCGACAGCCTTTACCTCAAGGACGACGACTTCAGGCTCAGTTTTCTGTACGGGTCCTATCTGACCCTGACCAACCTCACGGATGCCGACTGGCAGCGCATCGACGAGCAGCGACTGTCACCTCTGTATGTCTCTGTGCATGCCACGGAGCCTGAGTTGCGGGAACGGTTGCTGGTGAATCCTCGGGCCGGACTGCTGATGCAGCAATTGGCCTGGTTTGCCGAACGGGATCTTCAGATCCATGCCCAGGTGGTGGTTTGTCCCGGCATCAACGACGGTGCCGCGTTGGATCGCAGCCTGCAGGACCTGGCCCGCTTTGCCGAAGGCGAGTGGCCAGCGGTGCTGTCAGCTGCTGTTGTGCCCGTGGGGTTGACCCGTTTTCGCCCGCCGGATGGTGGGTTGCGTCCGGTGGATCCCGCCTGCGCCCGCACCGTGATAGCCCAGGTGGAGGCTTGGCAGAAACAGTTTCAGGCGCGCCTCGGCAGCCGTTTTGCTTGGTTGTCGGATGAGTGGTACCTGATGGCTGGGCAAGCCCTGCCGCCACGAACTGACTACGAAGACCTTCCCCAGCAGGAAAACGGCGTGGGCACCATCCGGGCCTTTCTCGAGGCGTTGGATCAGGCCACCCAGGATCTGCCGCAACGGATCCAACAACCGCGCCGTTGCAGCTGGGTGGTTGGTCGCATTGTGGCATCGGCGTTGCGTCCGGTCTGCGACCGCCTCAATCGTGTTGAAGGGGTTGATCTCCAGTTGCAGGGCTTGCCCAGTCCCTATTGGGGGCAGGATCAGGTGGTGACCGGTCTGCTCACGGGAGAAGACCTGTTGAGTGGTTTGGCCGGGCTGGATCTCGGGGATGAGCTGCTCTTGCCGTCGGTGATGCTGCGGCAGGGCCAGCCGGTGTTCCTTGACGACATGAGCCTGGAGGAGCTGCGCGCCCAGCTTCCGGTTCCGGTTCGGATTGTTCATGGGGCGGCTGACATCGTGGCCTCCGTGCTCGGTGGACTAGGAAAAAGTCCCTAA
- a CDS encoding undecaprenyl-diphosphate phosphatase yields the protein MADPSASLGLWEACWRDLVLGIVQGLTEFLPISSTAHLKVVPVLLDWGDPGVSVTAAIQLGSIVAVIAYFRRDLAQVMQGISKAFRHGQWREPEARLGIAMAVGTLPILAVGLAIKLFWDEGYETSLLRSVPSIAVVSIVMALLLAVAERMGPRRKQLSDVSGRDGLLVGLAQVLALIPGVSRSGSTLTASLLDGWQRADAARFSFLLGIPAITIAGIVELKDALAATADAGPLPLVVGILAATVVSWLAIDWLLKFLQRHSTWLFVAYRLLFGVGLLAWWSIHGAH from the coding sequence ATGGCTGACCCTTCCGCTTCCCTTGGCCTTTGGGAGGCCTGTTGGCGTGATCTGGTGCTTGGCATCGTGCAGGGACTGACGGAATTCCTCCCCATCAGCAGCACGGCACATTTGAAGGTGGTGCCAGTGCTACTGGACTGGGGGGACCCTGGCGTGTCCGTGACGGCCGCCATTCAACTGGGCAGCATCGTTGCGGTGATCGCCTATTTCCGCAGGGACCTTGCCCAGGTGATGCAAGGCATCTCAAAGGCATTTCGCCATGGTCAGTGGCGGGAACCGGAAGCGCGCCTTGGCATCGCCATGGCGGTTGGCACACTTCCGATCCTTGCCGTTGGGCTGGCGATCAAGCTGTTCTGGGATGAGGGCTACGAGACATCGCTGCTGCGCAGTGTTCCCTCGATTGCCGTTGTGTCGATTGTGATGGCGTTGCTGTTGGCGGTCGCTGAAAGGATGGGACCGCGGCGCAAGCAGTTGTCGGACGTTTCTGGACGCGATGGCCTGTTGGTCGGTCTGGCCCAGGTGCTGGCCCTGATCCCAGGGGTCTCCCGCTCCGGCAGCACCCTGACCGCGTCATTGCTGGATGGCTGGCAGCGGGCCGATGCCGCCCGCTTTTCGTTTCTCCTCGGCATTCCGGCGATCACTATCGCTGGCATCGTCGAGCTGAAGGATGCGCTGGCTGCGACGGCCGATGCCGGACCGCTGCCCCTCGTCGTCGGGATCCTGGCGGCGACGGTGGTGTCCTGGTTGGCGATTGACTGGCTGCTCAAGTTTCTGCAGCGCCACAGCACCTGGTTGTTTGTGGCTTACCGACTGCTCTTTGGTGTGGGCCTCCTGGCCTGGTGGTCCATCCACGGCGCACACTGA
- a CDS encoding DUF3120 domain-containing protein: protein MIGGTWQLTAPDRSWTLAVPRLAAAMVVLPVFLQAPWVRLHPFSATLFTAVLMAVGIVLGQTADRQKAEIGQLLVGFSGSWLAGCLFWGWLRAHPLLHLPVEAFALPLALTGLNSRWRLAAAFYLSSLLGTACTDLMMAVTGVMQTWPTVVMAPIDLAPGLLHQAGLQLLHPLPMLLLALAAVLILGLGRRWSQMGSTWSMAGAVLVTTVWVDGLFLITALLQPGLSGLIE, encoded by the coding sequence TTGATCGGAGGCACCTGGCAACTCACAGCCCCCGATCGGTCCTGGACCCTGGCGGTGCCTCGTTTGGCGGCAGCCATGGTTGTATTGCCTGTGTTTCTGCAAGCCCCCTGGGTGAGGTTGCACCCCTTTTCCGCCACGCTGTTCACTGCGGTGCTGATGGCGGTCGGCATCGTTCTGGGGCAGACCGCAGATCGACAGAAGGCTGAAATCGGCCAGCTTTTGGTGGGATTCAGCGGCAGCTGGTTGGCCGGTTGCCTGTTCTGGGGTTGGCTGCGAGCCCATCCTCTTTTACACCTGCCGGTGGAGGCCTTCGCATTGCCCCTGGCACTGACTGGACTGAACAGTCGCTGGAGGCTGGCAGCAGCCTTTTACCTCTCCTCATTGCTGGGGACAGCCTGTACCGACCTGATGATGGCGGTCACCGGAGTGATGCAAACCTGGCCCACGGTTGTGATGGCTCCGATCGATCTGGCGCCAGGGCTTCTGCATCAAGCAGGCCTTCAGCTGCTCCATCCCCTGCCGATGCTGCTTCTAGCCCTTGCCGCAGTGTTGATCCTGGGCCTCGGCCGCAGGTGGAGCCAGATGGGTTCCACCTGGAGCATGGCCGGGGCAGTTTTGGTCACAACGGTTTGGGTGGACGGCCTGTTTCTGATCACCGCTCTGCTCCAACCAGGCCTCAGCGGCCTGATCGAGTGA
- the psbU gene encoding photosystem II complex extrinsic protein PsbU: MKRLLSWLTGALLMAGLLAGLILPGSVHADEDLVGKYSGNEIRNIADDKIAAREGKVDLNNSSVRRFQQFPGMYPTMAGKIVLGGPYNDVDEVLSLDLSERQIELFNKYKENFTVTPPEIALNEGDDRINDGQYR; the protein is encoded by the coding sequence ATGAAGCGGCTGCTGAGCTGGCTGACCGGTGCATTACTGATGGCAGGCCTGCTGGCCGGTCTGATCCTTCCCGGAAGCGTTCATGCTGACGAGGACCTGGTTGGCAAGTATTCCGGTAACGAGATCCGCAACATCGCGGACGACAAGATCGCTGCACGGGAGGGCAAGGTGGACCTCAACAACTCCTCCGTTCGCCGCTTTCAGCAGTTCCCCGGGATGTACCCGACTATGGCCGGCAAGATCGTGCTTGGCGGCCCCTACAACGACGTTGATGAGGTGCTGAGCCTGGATCTGAGCGAGCGTCAGATCGAATTGTTCAACAAGTACAAGGAAAATTTCACGGTGACCCCACCGGAAATTGCCCTGAACGAGGGTGACGATCGGATCAACGACGGTCAATACCGCTGA
- the nadB gene encoding L-aspartate oxidase has translation MDPSRPLDAIDPGPWDVVVVGAGAAGLMTCLELPEGLSVLLLNRNTGRRSSSRWAQGGIAAVTRPEDSAGSHADDTLNAGAGLCDGDAVRFLVDAAPRCVDRLQQLGMAFDRDGHGLATTLEAAHSHRRVLHVQDRTGRALVDVLRERVEQRPGLLHRRGVRVTRLDVQNGRCCGVQVLDGRLLQHIQARAVVLASGGGGHLFANTTNPAQACGEGIALAWQAGAAVEDLEFVQFHPTALRLDDAPCFLISEAVRGEGGVLVDAQGGSPVDHLLQRDLAPRDQVSRALVQRMREQGMAQMWLDFSAIPRAQAEARFPTILDRCSEFGLNPLERPIPVAPAAHYWMGGVATDLQAATDLPGLYAVGEVACTGVHGANRLASNSLMECLVFAHRLAEIDLGPAIKPSNPAPPQAYGQALEGAITSAGLMEQIEQLRLFCWQRAGVDRSGRRLNAGLDHLRCELERLDQQPLLNCLQRDALLLDDSSRRDLNLLLDLRHRLVTSRLMLEACLFRQESRGGHFRTDAPSPQPQWQCHSRQSQARGLHTRAVRP, from the coding sequence ATGGACCCTTCCCGCCCGCTTGATGCCATTGATCCCGGCCCCTGGGATGTGGTGGTGGTGGGTGCCGGGGCAGCGGGTTTGATGACCTGCTTGGAGTTACCAGAGGGGTTGTCGGTATTGCTGCTGAACCGCAATACCGGACGCCGCTCCTCCAGCCGCTGGGCCCAGGGGGGCATCGCCGCTGTGACCCGCCCTGAAGACTCGGCGGGCAGCCATGCCGACGACACCCTGAACGCCGGCGCTGGCTTATGTGACGGCGATGCCGTGCGGTTTTTGGTGGACGCCGCTCCGCGTTGTGTGGATCGCCTCCAGCAGCTGGGGATGGCCTTTGACCGCGACGGCCATGGCCTGGCCACGACCCTGGAAGCAGCCCACAGCCATCGACGCGTGCTGCATGTGCAGGACCGCACCGGACGCGCCCTTGTGGATGTCCTGCGTGAGCGGGTCGAACAACGGCCCGGTTTGCTGCACCGCCGAGGCGTGCGGGTCACCAGGCTTGATGTGCAGAACGGCCGCTGTTGTGGGGTGCAAGTGCTTGATGGCCGCCTCCTGCAACACATCCAGGCCCGCGCCGTAGTGCTGGCCAGCGGCGGCGGTGGACATCTGTTTGCCAACACCACCAATCCGGCCCAGGCCTGCGGAGAGGGCATTGCCCTGGCCTGGCAAGCCGGTGCAGCGGTAGAAGATCTGGAATTCGTGCAGTTCCATCCCACGGCCCTGCGGCTGGACGATGCCCCCTGCTTCCTGATTTCAGAGGCAGTGCGCGGGGAAGGCGGGGTGTTGGTGGATGCCCAGGGGGGAAGTCCGGTGGACCACCTGCTGCAACGTGACCTGGCCCCCAGGGATCAGGTGAGTCGGGCCCTGGTGCAGCGCATGCGGGAGCAGGGCATGGCCCAGATGTGGCTTGATTTTTCCGCCATTCCCCGTGCCCAGGCGGAAGCGCGTTTCCCCACGATTCTCGACCGCTGCAGCGAATTCGGACTCAACCCCCTCGAACGGCCAATCCCTGTTGCGCCTGCGGCGCATTACTGGATGGGCGGTGTCGCAACGGATCTACAAGCCGCGACAGACCTTCCCGGCCTCTACGCCGTTGGCGAGGTGGCCTGCACTGGGGTCCATGGCGCCAACCGGCTGGCCAGCAACTCCCTGATGGAATGCCTCGTGTTCGCCCATCGCCTGGCGGAGATCGACCTGGGGCCTGCCATCAAGCCGTCGAACCCTGCCCCGCCGCAGGCTTACGGGCAAGCACTGGAGGGAGCGATCACCAGCGCGGGGTTGATGGAGCAGATCGAGCAGCTGCGCCTGTTCTGCTGGCAACGGGCTGGCGTGGACCGCAGTGGACGCCGGCTCAACGCCGGCCTGGATCACTTGCGCTGCGAGCTGGAACGCCTGGATCAACAACCCTTGCTGAACTGTCTGCAGCGGGATGCTTTGTTGCTCGATGACAGCAGTCGCCGCGATCTGAATCTGCTGCTGGATCTTCGCCACCGCCTGGTGACCAGCCGGCTGATGCTGGAGGCTTGCCTGTTTCGCCAGGAGAGCAGGGGAGGACATTTCCGCACGGATGCCCCGTCACCACAGCCCCAGTGGCAATGCCACTCGCGTCAGAGCCAAGCCCGGGGTCTCCACACCCGGGCTGTTCGCCCTTGA
- a CDS encoding vitamin K epoxide reductase family protein → MGTTRLVSRRRQDAGAKWARIAMAVFATVGVIDTGSITLKRWGLLGNLSCPMGADGCDKVLNSPWGTVAAGIPLSFVGLLAYIAVLVMALLPLLPGLQENKSDLSRRTWWGMFSVSLGMAVFSGVLLGLMVIKIQAFCFFCVLSAVLSLSLFLLSVIGGGWDDPGQLIFRGILLALAVLLGGLIWASVVDPDRPEATATGPGVAPVVTTASSPATQALADHLTASGAVMYSAYWCPHCHEQKELFGKEASEQLKVVECAPDGRNNQADLCRSKGLEGFPSWEINGELDSGVKPLEVLADLSGYQGDREF, encoded by the coding sequence ATGGGCACCACCCGTCTGGTCAGTCGTCGCCGTCAAGATGCCGGTGCCAAGTGGGCCCGCATCGCCATGGCGGTGTTCGCCACCGTCGGTGTGATCGACACCGGCTCGATCACCCTCAAGCGGTGGGGATTGCTGGGCAACCTCAGCTGCCCGATGGGTGCCGACGGTTGCGACAAGGTGCTCAACAGCCCCTGGGGCACCGTGGCGGCCGGCATCCCGCTGTCGTTTGTCGGACTGCTGGCCTACATCGCTGTTCTGGTGATGGCGCTGTTGCCGCTGCTGCCGGGTCTGCAGGAAAACAAGAGCGATCTCTCCCGCCGAACCTGGTGGGGAATGTTCAGCGTCTCCCTGGGGATGGCGGTGTTCAGCGGCGTGTTGCTGGGCCTGATGGTGATCAAGATCCAGGCCTTCTGCTTCTTCTGCGTTCTGTCCGCCGTTCTCTCGCTCAGCCTGTTTCTGCTGTCGGTGATCGGCGGTGGCTGGGATGACCCTGGGCAGTTGATTTTTCGAGGCATTCTTCTGGCCCTGGCGGTGCTGCTGGGGGGCCTGATCTGGGCCTCCGTTGTCGATCCAGACCGGCCGGAAGCCACGGCCACGGGGCCAGGCGTTGCTCCAGTGGTGACCACCGCCAGTTCCCCGGCAACACAGGCACTGGCGGACCATCTCACCGCCTCCGGAGCGGTGATGTATTCGGCCTACTGGTGCCCCCATTGCCACGAGCAGAAGGAGTTGTTCGGCAAGGAGGCCTCCGAACAGCTGAAGGTGGTGGAGTGCGCGCCCGATGGCCGCAACAACCAGGCCGACCTCTGCCGCAGCAAAGGTCTTGAGGGTTTCCCCAGCTGGGAGATCAACGGTGAACTTGATTCCGGTGTGAAGCCCCTCGAGGTGTTGGCAGACCTAAGCGGTTATCAGGGCGACCGCGAGTTCTGA
- the rimO gene encoding 30S ribosomal protein S12 methylthiotransferase RimO: MTSTPTKPTVAFAHLGCEKNRVDTEHMVGLLAQAGYGVSTNEDDAAVVVVNTCSFIQDAREESVRTLVGLAEQGKELVIAGCLAQHFQDELLESIPEAKAIVGTGDYQHIVEVLQRVEAGERVNRVSAVPTFVGDEHLPRQRTTDQAVAFIKVAEGCDYRCAFCIIPKLRGDQRSRPIESIVAEAHQLAEQGVQELILISQITTNYGLDLYGKPKLAELLRALGEVEIPWIRVHYAYPTGLTPEVLAAYREVPNVLPYLDLPLQHSHPQVLRAMNRPWQADVNDRLLDQIRDQLPDAVLRTTLIVGFPGETDEHFQHLMEFLRRQRFDHVGVFTFSPEDGTAAAELPNPVDPDVAQARKDALMALQQPISAERNHSWVGRTVDVLIEQHNPQTGQMIGRCARFAPEVDGEVQVQPGEDGQQAAPGTLVPVQIMGADIYDLSGRIVGARAMVAAIRTDA; this comes from the coding sequence ATGACAAGCACCCCGACGAAACCAACGGTCGCGTTCGCCCACCTGGGCTGCGAAAAGAACCGTGTGGACACAGAACACATGGTGGGTTTGCTGGCACAGGCCGGCTACGGCGTCAGCACCAACGAAGACGATGCGGCTGTGGTGGTGGTGAACACCTGCAGCTTCATTCAGGACGCCCGCGAGGAATCGGTGCGCACCCTGGTGGGCCTGGCAGAACAGGGCAAGGAACTGGTCATTGCCGGCTGTCTGGCCCAGCATTTTCAGGATGAACTGCTCGAATCGATTCCTGAAGCGAAGGCGATCGTTGGCACCGGCGACTACCAACACATCGTGGAGGTGCTGCAGCGGGTGGAGGCCGGCGAGCGAGTGAACCGCGTCAGCGCCGTGCCCACCTTTGTGGGGGATGAACACCTGCCGCGTCAGCGCACCACGGACCAGGCGGTGGCGTTCATCAAGGTGGCGGAGGGCTGCGACTACCGCTGCGCCTTCTGCATCATTCCCAAGCTGCGGGGCGACCAACGCAGCCGACCGATCGAATCGATCGTGGCCGAAGCGCACCAACTGGCGGAGCAGGGGGTGCAGGAGCTGATCCTGATCAGCCAGATCACCACCAACTACGGCCTTGATCTCTACGGCAAGCCAAAGCTGGCGGAACTCCTGCGGGCCCTGGGGGAGGTGGAGATCCCCTGGATCCGCGTGCACTACGCCTACCCGACGGGGCTGACCCCAGAGGTGCTGGCGGCATACCGGGAGGTGCCCAATGTGTTGCCCTATCTGGATCTGCCGCTGCAGCACAGCCACCCGCAGGTGCTGCGGGCGATGAACCGCCCCTGGCAGGCGGATGTGAACGACCGGCTGCTGGATCAGATCCGCGACCAGCTCCCCGACGCGGTGTTGCGCACCACTTTGATCGTGGGCTTTCCGGGCGAAACGGACGAGCACTTCCAGCACCTGATGGAGTTTCTGAGGCGCCAACGCTTCGACCACGTTGGGGTGTTCACCTTCTCGCCGGAGGACGGCACCGCCGCTGCTGAGCTGCCTAACCCGGTGGATCCCGACGTCGCCCAGGCCCGCAAGGACGCCCTGATGGCGCTGCAGCAACCCATTTCCGCCGAACGCAACCACAGCTGGGTGGGCCGCACCGTGGACGTATTGATCGAGCAGCACAACCCCCAGACCGGGCAGATGATTGGCCGTTGCGCCCGCTTTGCGCCGGAGGTGGATGGGGAGGTGCAGGTGCAGCCTGGAGAGGACGGCCAGCAGGCCGCCCCCGGCACGCTGGTGCCGGTGCAGATCATGGGTGCCGACATCTACGACCTAAGCGGACGGATCGTGGGAGCCCGCGCCATGGTGGCGGCAATCAGAACCGACGCTTGA
- a CDS encoding MFS transporter produces the protein MSASPLRLDQQRSLFLVVSGISTAGSFAGITAKGWILLHGSADPFVLALNFAALSLPSLLISGPAGVRTDRLGCETVLVRAQWGLLAAAALGALSVPLLEGTAQVLLLLGSTLMVGIAGAFELTARNKYCSLLVEEPKQLAGYLTSFSVVFNVGKLVGPPIGGWLVAMAGPAWALGIDAASYLLPIASVVFLLQPRRDMEQRSRGDGDATLLTAWKDCGSTLRGVLTLTAVLCMVNFFHPGLAPLIADQVLGPDPRDLGLFTSVLAAGSIAGGIVLQRCSASFSRRPFLTLGCFGLITAIAQLGMAGSSSIGVSLSMAFAIGAGTAGLLSSCNLITQIGAPQVMRGRMAGLSQIAFLGGGGISGLLAALLVMATSLSTTFALTGGIGAVLALLWIRRRGGTVLEPLRSA, from the coding sequence TTGAGCGCTTCCCCCCTTCGCCTGGACCAGCAACGCAGCCTGTTCCTGGTGGTGTCTGGCATCAGCACCGCAGGCTCCTTCGCCGGCATCACCGCCAAGGGCTGGATCCTGCTGCATGGCAGCGCCGACCCTTTCGTGCTGGCCTTGAACTTTGCAGCTTTATCACTCCCCAGCCTGTTGATCAGCGGTCCTGCCGGGGTGCGTACCGACCGTTTGGGCTGCGAAACGGTGCTCGTGCGAGCGCAATGGGGGCTGTTGGCCGCCGCTGCCCTGGGGGCCCTCTCGGTCCCGTTGCTGGAAGGAACAGCCCAGGTGCTGCTGCTGTTGGGCAGCACCTTGATGGTGGGCATCGCCGGCGCCTTCGAGCTAACCGCGCGCAATAAGTACTGCTCCCTGCTGGTGGAGGAGCCCAAGCAGCTGGCGGGATACCTCACCAGCTTTTCGGTGGTGTTCAACGTGGGCAAGTTGGTGGGGCCTCCGATCGGCGGATGGCTGGTGGCCATGGCTGGACCGGCATGGGCCCTGGGCATTGACGCCGCCAGTTACCTGCTGCCGATCGCCAGCGTGGTGTTCCTGCTGCAGCCACGCCGGGACATGGAACAACGCAGCCGTGGTGATGGCGATGCCACGTTGCTAACGGCTTGGAAGGATTGCGGATCCACCCTGCGGGGGGTTCTGACCCTCACCGCTGTGCTTTGCATGGTGAACTTCTTTCACCCGGGCCTGGCTCCACTGATCGCAGATCAGGTGCTGGGGCCGGATCCACGGGATCTAGGGCTGTTCACCAGTGTGCTGGCGGCCGGCAGCATCGCCGGCGGCATCGTGCTGCAACGCTGCAGCGCCAGCTTCAGCCGGCGACCATTCCTGACGCTGGGCTGCTTTGGACTGATCACAGCGATCGCCCAGCTGGGCATGGCGGGGAGCTCAAGCATTGGCGTGAGCTTGAGCATGGCCTTCGCGATCGGTGCTGGAACCGCTGGACTGCTGAGCAGTTGCAACCTCATCACGCAGATCGGAGCGCCTCAGGTAATGCGCGGGCGGATGGCCGGTTTGAGCCAGATCGCGTTTCTTGGCGGCGGTGGCATCAGCGGACTGCTGGCGGCCTTGCTGGTGATGGCCACCAGCCTGTCCACCACCTTTGCCCTGACCGGCGGAATCGGCGCTGTGCTGGCGCTGCTCTGGATCCGCCGACGGGGGGGGACGGTGCTGGAGCCGCTCAGATCAGCTTGA
- a CDS encoding cytochrome B6, protein MGVGIYLGLVGSGLVVAFVLTKLLKGIKLI, encoded by the coding sequence ATGGGCGTTGGCATCTATCTCGGCCTGGTTGGATCCGGTCTGGTGGTCGCTTTTGTGCTCACCAAACTGCTCAAGGGAATCAAGCTGATCTGA
- a CDS encoding B12-binding domain-containing radical SAM protein, whose protein sequence is MRTLFIYPEFPKTFWSYEKILELVNRKVLLPPLGMVTVAALLPQDWEMKLVDRNVREVTEEEWNWAEMVIISGMIVQKDDMAVQIGKAKQRGLPVAIGGPFASSTPDAPELDQADYKILDEGEITLPMFLEALERGETSGRFTAEGDKPDVTATPIPRFDLLELDAYDSMSVQFSRGCPFNCEFCDIIVLYGRKPRTKTPEQLVAELQSLYDLGWRRSIFLVDDNFIGNKRNAKLLLPQIRTWQEERGYPFSFATEASVDLADDNEMMRMMHDARFESVFLGIETPDESSLETARKVQNTRNPLDAAVDRITANGIRVMAGFIIGFDGEKDGAGHRIVDFVTRTGIPAAMMGMLQALPKTALWARLEKEGRLIQGEDAAKGVNQTNLLNFKPTRPIRDIANEYVDAFCALYEPNAYMDRVYSYYLKMGAPRWKAAAKLPTLTDIKALSTVIWRQGIKRDTRSRFWKYMLGMARQNPALLEQFLVVLAHNEHFLEYRSIVQQEIREQLESLPPEEPSAQKELQPV, encoded by the coding sequence ATGCGCACCCTCTTTATCTATCCCGAGTTCCCGAAGACCTTCTGGAGTTACGAGAAGATCCTCGAGCTGGTGAACCGCAAGGTGCTGCTGCCCCCGCTGGGGATGGTGACGGTGGCGGCCCTGCTTCCCCAGGACTGGGAGATGAAGCTTGTGGACCGCAACGTGCGGGAAGTGACAGAGGAGGAATGGAACTGGGCGGAGATGGTGATCATCTCGGGGATGATCGTGCAGAAGGACGACATGGCCGTACAGATCGGCAAGGCCAAGCAGCGGGGTTTGCCGGTGGCCATCGGCGGCCCCTTCGCCAGTTCAACGCCGGATGCACCGGAACTCGATCAGGCGGATTACAAGATCCTCGATGAGGGTGAAATCACCCTGCCGATGTTCCTGGAGGCCCTGGAACGGGGTGAAACCAGCGGCCGCTTCACCGCTGAAGGCGACAAGCCGGATGTGACCGCCACGCCGATCCCCCGGTTTGATCTGCTCGAGTTAGACGCCTACGACTCAATGAGCGTGCAGTTTTCGCGGGGCTGCCCGTTCAACTGCGAGTTCTGCGACATCATCGTGCTCTACGGCCGCAAACCGCGCACCAAGACCCCTGAGCAGTTGGTAGCGGAACTCCAGTCCCTCTATGACCTGGGCTGGCGCCGCTCGATCTTCCTGGTGGACGACAATTTCATCGGCAACAAGCGCAATGCCAAGTTGTTGCTGCCGCAGATCCGCACCTGGCAGGAGGAGCGCGGATATCCGTTCAGCTTCGCGACCGAGGCCTCCGTTGATCTGGCGGATGACAACGAGATGATGCGAATGATGCACGACGCCCGCTTTGAAAGCGTGTTTCTCGGCATCGAAACCCCCGACGAATCGAGCCTCGAGACGGCCCGCAAGGTTCAGAACACCCGCAACCCCCTTGATGCTGCGGTGGATCGGATCACCGCCAACGGCATCCGTGTGATGGCAGGCTTCATCATCGGTTTCGACGGTGAGAAGGATGGTGCAGGCCACCGCATCGTTGATTTCGTGACCCGTACCGGCATTCCCGCCGCAATGATGGGCATGTTGCAGGCGCTTCCCAAAACCGCACTTTGGGCGCGTCTGGAGAAGGAAGGCCGCCTGATCCAGGGAGAAGATGCCGCCAAGGGCGTGAATCAGACCAACCTGCTGAATTTCAAACCAACTCGTCCGATCCGTGATATCGCCAATGAATACGTTGATGCGTTCTGCGCGCTGTACGAACCCAATGCCTACATGGATCGGGTGTACAGCTACTACCTGAAGATGGGCGCCCCCCGCTGGAAGGCGGCTGCCAAATTGCCCACTTTGACGGATATCAAAGCTCTGAGCACTGTGATCTGGCGACAGGGCATCAAGCGCGACACCCGGAGTCGCTTCTGGAAGTACATGCTGGGAATGGCCCGCCAGAACCCGGCATTGCTGGAGCAGTTCCTGGTCGTGCTGGCCCACAACGAGCACTTCCTCGAGTACCGCTCGATCGTGCAGCAGGAAATCCGCGAGCAGTTGGAATCACTTCCGCCTGAGGAACCCTCGGCGCAAAAGGAACTGCAGCCTGTTTAA
- a CDS encoding DUF4346 domain-containing protein, with the protein MVKTPEAPASLAAAIDALDERLSQRFIALDPSGYFLIKVDADAGELVLEHYCNTIDEKGLARDSDTGEVLSCKGGNGLRQPSRIYRGCSAKQVGIQLTEGGGPHPLSRLDHALYLGRELQKAEQCLLDGSAYVQD; encoded by the coding sequence ATGGTCAAGACCCCTGAAGCCCCCGCATCGCTGGCTGCGGCCATTGATGCTTTGGATGAACGCCTCTCCCAGCGCTTCATCGCGCTCGATCCCAGCGGTTACTTCCTGATCAAGGTTGATGCTGATGCCGGTGAGCTGGTGCTCGAGCACTACTGCAACACCATTGATGAAAAGGGACTGGCACGGGATTCCGACACCGGTGAGGTGCTGAGCTGCAAAGGCGGCAATGGCCTCCGACAACCTTCAAGGATTTATCGCGGCTGCAGCGCCAAGCAAGTCGGCATCCAACTCACCGAAGGGGGCGGGCCGCATCCGCTGAGCCGTTTGGATCATGCTCTGTATCTGGGGCGGGAACTGCAGAAAGCCGAGCAGTGTCTGCTTGATGGCTCTGCCTACGTGCAGGACTGA